The Chthoniobacterales bacterium genome includes a window with the following:
- a CDS encoding 3-deoxy-8-phosphooctulonate synthase — translation MKGKPFKVGHVTFGGKELALILGPCVIESEKAARRTAARLVTITARLGLPFVFKASYDKANRTSGRSFRGPGPEEGCRILAAIREEFGIPVTTDVHSPQEVEIAADHVDLLQIPAFLCRQTDLISAAARSGRAVNVKKGQFLSPWEVKPIADKLLAEGCRKFCFTERGTTFGYNNLVADMRSIPWVQEQGYHVIFDATHSVQRPGGGGDRTTGDGRLAPVLACAAVAAGASGVFLETHENPAKAPSDGPNQIPLAQLPGLLRKLAAIRHAL, via the coding sequence ATGAAAGGCAAACCTTTCAAAGTCGGCCATGTCACGTTCGGCGGCAAGGAACTCGCCTTGATTCTCGGCCCGTGCGTGATCGAGAGCGAGAAGGCAGCGCGCCGGACGGCCGCCCGTCTGGTCACAATCACTGCGCGTCTCGGCCTTCCGTTCGTTTTCAAGGCCTCCTACGACAAAGCCAACCGCACATCCGGACGCTCGTTCCGGGGGCCCGGGCCGGAGGAAGGCTGCCGTATCCTCGCCGCCATACGCGAAGAATTCGGCATTCCGGTGACCACGGACGTGCACTCGCCGCAGGAGGTCGAGATCGCCGCGGACCATGTCGATCTGCTGCAGATCCCGGCGTTTTTGTGCAGGCAAACGGACCTCATCAGCGCCGCGGCCCGCAGCGGCAGGGCGGTGAACGTCAAAAAGGGACAGTTCCTCTCGCCCTGGGAGGTGAAGCCCATCGCGGACAAACTGCTCGCGGAGGGATGCCGGAAGTTCTGCTTCACGGAGCGCGGCACGACTTTCGGCTACAACAACTTGGTTGCCGACATGCGATCGATCCCGTGGGTGCAGGAGCAGGGCTATCACGTGATCTTCGACGCGACACACTCCGTGCAAAGGCCCGGGGGTGGCGGCGACAGGACGACCGGTGACGGCCGTCTGGCGCCGGTTCTGGCGTGCGCGGCCGTGGCGGCCGGAGCTTCGGGTGTTTTTCTGGAGACCCACGAAAATCCGGCGAAGGCGCCCTCCGACGGCCCCAACCAGATTCCTCTCGCGCAGTTGCCCGGCCTTCTGCGCAAACTGGCAGCGATCCGCCATGCACTTTAA
- a CDS encoding 3-deoxy-D-manno-octulosonic acid transferase yields MIRFLYNFLLPLGLIVALPRYLVRMFRRGGFKQDFGQRFARYSPEIRVRFGNGDWIWVHAVSVGELLVALKVIDELHRRHPDWHFVISNTTSTAHAIALSKQKDWLVAIYGPLDVAAFVRRAFDTVRPRAVVLTESEMWPNFIWDASRRQIPILLINARVSPRSERRLLRFAPIVKAATRHLSAIGLQEPGHTELWRRLGVPASRLHVTGSVKFDPADSNSAPRDFRPILTAWGFGASDPVILAGSTHRGEEALMTAVLRRLKTAFPRVKLILVPRHAERASEIVAELSAGDLRVALRSAAPDGSGPDVLLVDTTGELRDWYACADCVFIGKSITGRGGQNPVEAIMAGRPVNFGPHMENFADLRDNLLKLGGAVEVSGEDSLLEAFRSQLADGDLRKKTTEAALLALKPHRGAVARTADLIEAAVQRE; encoded by the coding sequence ATGATCCGGTTCCTCTACAATTTCCTTCTGCCGCTCGGGCTCATCGTCGCCCTCCCGCGCTACTTGGTCCGCATGTTCCGGCGCGGAGGATTCAAGCAGGATTTCGGACAACGGTTCGCGCGGTATTCGCCGGAAATCAGGGTGAGGTTCGGAAATGGCGATTGGATTTGGGTCCATGCAGTCAGCGTCGGCGAATTGCTCGTGGCCTTGAAAGTCATCGACGAATTGCACCGCAGGCACCCGGACTGGCATTTCGTGATCTCCAACACGACATCCACGGCCCACGCCATCGCGCTCTCCAAGCAGAAGGATTGGCTGGTTGCGATCTACGGACCGCTCGACGTCGCGGCTTTCGTGCGCCGTGCATTCGACACCGTTCGGCCGCGCGCGGTGGTTCTGACCGAGAGCGAGATGTGGCCCAATTTCATATGGGACGCTTCGCGCCGCCAGATACCGATCCTCTTGATCAACGCCCGCGTCTCTCCCCGCTCCGAACGCCGCCTGCTGCGCTTTGCGCCGATCGTGAAGGCCGCCACCCGCCATCTCTCGGCGATCGGACTGCAGGAACCCGGACACACGGAACTCTGGCGCCGGCTCGGTGTTCCGGCTTCGCGCCTGCACGTGACCGGAAGCGTGAAATTTGATCCGGCGGACAGCAACAGCGCGCCGCGCGACTTCCGGCCGATCTTGACGGCATGGGGCTTCGGCGCCTCGGACCCTGTAATCCTCGCCGGCAGCACGCACCGCGGCGAAGAAGCCCTGATGACCGCAGTGTTGCGGCGGCTCAAGACCGCGTTTCCCCGCGTGAAGCTGATCTTGGTTCCCCGCCATGCGGAGCGCGCAAGCGAGATCGTCGCCGAGCTTTCTGCCGGCGACCTGCGCGTGGCCTTGCGCAGTGCGGCACCTGATGGCTCCGGACCCGACGTCTTGCTGGTGGATACCACCGGCGAACTGCGCGATTGGTATGCCTGCGCGGACTGCGTGTTCATCGGAAAAAGTATCACGGGGCGCGGCGGGCAGAACCCGGTGGAAGCGATCATGGCCGGACGGCCCGTCAATTTCGGGCCGCACATGGAAAATTTCGCCGACCTTCGCGACAACCTCCTGAAGTTGGGCGGGGCGGTCGAAGTTTCCGGCGAAGATTCGTTGCTGGAAGCCTTCCGGAGCCAACTTGCCGATGGCGACCTGAGAAAAAAAACTACCGAAGCAGCCCTGCTCGCGCTCAAACCGCACCGCGGCGCGGTCGCCCGGACTGCCGATCTCATCGAGGCGGCAGTTCAACGGGAGTGA